In Arachis hypogaea cultivar Tifrunner chromosome 17, arahy.Tifrunner.gnm2.J5K5, whole genome shotgun sequence, a single window of DNA contains:
- the LOC112765173 gene encoding receptor protein-tyrosine kinase CEPR1, whose product MDRPFILFVIGVMFVFSSSEGATTTNQSEFFSLMKASLSGNWNTYNNNNQGVCKLSGVTCNEEGDVTILDLTSWSSLSGNFPSGLCNYLPNLQVLRMGYAKFKFPTESITNCSNLQELNMNHMFLSAKLPDFSPLKNLRVLDLSYNLFKGDFPMSVFNLSNLEILNFNENPGFNFWKLPENFNFKKLNSMVLTTCSLHGQIPAALGNLTTLVDLELSGNLFTGQIPRELGLLKNLQELELYYNYHLVGNIPEELGNLTELTDLDMSVNKLTGKIPASICKLPKLQVLQLYNNSLVGEIPGELENSTALRLLSLYDNFLNGTVPEKLGQFSRMEVLDLSENSLSGPLPTEVCKGGKLLYFLVLDNNFSGVIPDGYANCMMLLRFRVSNNRLQGPIPEGLLSLPHVSIVDLSSNNLSGVIPDINGNSRNLSELFLQRNVISGVIPASIARAPNLVKIDFSSNRLSGPIPFEIGNLRKLNLLMLQGNKLSDSIPSSLSSLSSLNLLDLSNNLLTGSIPESLSVLLPNSINFSHNLLSGPIPPKLIKGGLVESFSGNPGLCVLPSSNSSNQNFPLCNSHQYKSKRLNTVWVAGISVFLILVGAMLFLKRRCSKETAAVEHDETLSSSFFSYDVKSFHRITFDQREIIESLVDKNIMGHGGSGAVYKIELKSGDVVAVKRLWSTKSKDRLVVDKALKAEVETLGSIRHKNIVKLYCCFSSMDCSLLVYEYMPNGNLWDALHKGWIHLDWPTRYQIALGIAQGLSYLHHDLVFPVIHRDIKSTNILLDVDNHPKVADFGIAKVLQARGAKDSTTTVIAGTYGYLAPEYAYSPRATTKCDVYSFGVILMELLTGRKPVEAEFGENRNIVFWVSNKVEGKEGARPSEVFDPRLSNSFIDDMIKVLRIAIRCTYKAPSSRPTMKEVVELLIEAEPCKLASNNVTIIKKPYEV is encoded by the exons ATGGATCGTCCATTCATTCTCTTTGTTATTGGagtcatgtttgtgttttcatCATCAGAAGGTGCTACAACCACCAACCAGTCTGAATTTTTCAGCCTCATGAAGGCTTCTCTCTCAGGAAACTGGAATacttacaacaacaacaaccaaggtGTCTGCAAGTTAAGTGGAGTGACATGCAACGAAGAAGGTGACGTCACCATTCTCGACCTCACAAGCTGGTCATCACTCTCCGGAAACTTCCCTTCGGGTCTATGCAATTACCTTCCTAACTTACAAGTCCTTCGCATGGGTTATGCCAAGTTCAAGTTCCCTACAGAATCCATAACCAACTGCTCcaacttgcaagaactcaacaTGAACCACATGTTCCTATCAGCAAAACTCCCTGACTTTTCGCCATTGAAGAACCTCAGAGTCCTCGACTTGTCCTATAACCTCTTCAAAGGAGACTTCCCCATGTCCGTCTTCAACCTCTCCAACCTCGAGATCCTCAACTTCAACGAGAACCCGGGCTTCAACTTCTGGAAGCTTCCGGAAAACTTTAACTTCAAGAAGCTCAACTCCATGGTTTTAACAACTTGCTCTTTGCATGGCCAGATCCCTGCCGCGTTAGGGAACTTAACAACGCTCGTTGATCTTGAACTCAGTGGAAACCTCTTCACCGGACAAATTCCCAGGGAGCTTGGCCTTCTGAAGAATCTTCAGGAGCTTGAGCTTTACTATAACTACCACCTCGTCGGAAACATACCTGAGGAGCTCGGGAATCTAACGGAGCTAACAGATTTGGACATGTCCGTCAACAAGCTAACCGGAAAAATCCCTGCTTCCATTTGTAAGCTTCCAAAGCTTCAAGTTCTTCAGCTCTACAACAACAGCCTCGTCGGAGAGATACCAG GTGAGTTAGAGAACTCAACTGCGTTGAGGCTCTTGTCGCTTTACGACAACTTCTTGAACGGAACGGTGCCGGAAAAGCTAGGACAATTCTCCCGCATGGAGGTTCTGGATTTGTCCGAGAACAGCCTCTCCGGTCCGTTGCCGACGGAAGTTTGCAAGGGAGGTAAGCTGTTATACTTTCTTGTACTGGATAACAACTTCTCTGGCGTGATACCTGACGGTTACGCTAACTGCATGATGCTGTTACGGTTCCGCGTGAGTAACAATCGGTTACAGGGCCCGATTCCCGAGGGCCTGCTGAGCTTGCCACACGTGTCAATCGTTGATTTGAGCAGCAACAACCTGAGCGGCGTGATTCCGGATATTAACGGTAATTCAAGAAACCTCTCGGAGCTCTTCCTACAGAGGAACGTGATATCCGGTGTGATACCCGCGTCCATCGCACGCGCTCCGAACCTCGTGAAGATTGATTTCAGTAGTAACCGTCTCTCTGGTCCCATTCCTTTCGAGATCGGAAACCTGAGGAAGCTGAATTTGCTTATGCTGCAAGGGAACAAGTTGAGTGACTCGATTCCAAGTTcgctttcttctctctcatcgcTCAACCTTCTAGATCTTTCTAACAACCTTCTCACCGGTTCCATTCCGGAGAGCCTCTCTGTTTTGCTTCCCAACTCTATCAATTTCTCACACAATCTTCTTTCTGGTCCCATTCCTCCCAAACTCATCAAAGGAGGATTGGTCGAAAGCTTTTCCGGGAATCCTGGATTGTGTGTTCTTCCATCCTCTAACTCCTCTAATCAAAACTTTCCTCTCTGTAATTCGCACCAGTACAAGAGCAAGAGACTCAACACTGTTTGGGTGGCTGGGATTTCCGTGTTCTTGATCCTTGTTGGAGCCATGCTGTTCTTGAAACGCAGATGCAGCAAGGAAACAGCTGCAGTTGAACACGACGAGACGCTTTCTTCGTCGTTCTTCTCTTACGATGTGAAGAGCTTCCATAGGATTACTTTCGATCAAAGAGAGATAATTGAGTCATTGGTGGACAAGAACATAATGGGGCATGGAGGGTCAGGGGCGGTGTACAAAATCGAGCTAAAGAGCGGTGATGTTGTGGCAGTTAAGAGACTGTGGAGCACGAAATCTAAAGATCGGTTAGTTGTGGATAAAGCATTGAAGGCGGAGGTGGAGACATTAGGGAGCATAAGGCACAAGAACATAGTGAAACTCTATTGTTGCTTCTCTAGTATGGATTGCAGCTTGCTTGTTTATGAATACATGCCTAATGGCAACTTGTGGGACGCGCTTCACAAAGGTTGGATCCATTTGGATTGGCCTACACGCTACCAGATTGCTCTTGGGATCGCTCAGGGGCTCTCCTACCTTCACCATGATTTGGTTTTTCCGGTCATACATAGGGATATCAAGTCCACTAACATTCTCTTGGATGTTGATAACCATCCTAAGGTTGCAGATTTTGGAATTGCTAAGGTTTTGCAAGCTAGAGGAGCCAAGGATTCTACCACTACTGTTATTGCTGGAACTTATGGTTACTTAGCCCCAG AATATGCATATTCACCAAGGGCCACAACAAAGTGTGATGTGTACAGTTTCGGTGTGATTCTAATGGAGCTTCTAACTGGGAGAAAGCCGGTGGAGGCTGAATTTGGAGAGAACAGGAACATAGTATTTTGGGTCTCAAACAAAGTTGAAGGCAAAGAAGGTGCAAGACCAAGTGAAGTTTTTGATCCAAGATTATCAAATTCATTCATAGATGACATGATTAAGGTTCTTAGGATTGCAATTAGGTGCACCTACAAAGCACCATCTAGTAgaccaaccatgaaggaggttgTTGAGCTTCTCATTGAGGCAGAGCCATGCAAGTTGGCATCAAATAATGTCACCATAATAAAGAAACCATATGAGGTATAG